One Coffea arabica cultivar ET-39 chromosome 5e, Coffea Arabica ET-39 HiFi, whole genome shotgun sequence DNA segment encodes these proteins:
- the LOC113743575 gene encoding uncharacterized protein, producing the protein MASTLAFIALFSLALFAGFTEARKDPGEYWQGVAARNEQALLEAIEQLIHVASALSNKKKITSDCDTMKKHSVAATNKKSFVKDFEPRPNVSAYGDDAKLKEEKSFMKDFEPRPNVSAYGDNTDKSFVKDFEPRPNVSAYGDNTDKAFAKDFEPRPNVSVYDN; encoded by the exons ATGGCTTCAACTTTAGCATTCATTGCACTCTTCTCACTGGCCCTG TTTGCCGGCTTCACAGAAGCAAGAAAAGACCCTGGAGAGTACTGGCAAGGGGTTGCCGCTAGAAATGAACAGGCTTTGCTCGAAGCAATTGAGCAGCTTATCCATGTAGCTTCGGCCCTCtccaacaagaagaaaatcaCTAGTGATTGCGACACAATGAAGAAACATTCTGTAGCAGCAACAAACAAGAAGTCCTTCGTTAAAGACTTTGAACCAAGGCCCAACGTATCCGCCTACGGAGATGATGCTAAACTGAAGGAGGAAAAATCTTTCATGAAAGACTTTGAGCCAAGGCCTAATGTTTCTGCCTATGGGGATAACACTGACAAATCTTTCGTGAAGGATTTCGAGCCAAGACCTAATGTTTCTGCCTATGGGGATAATACTGACAAAGCTTTCGCGAAAGACTTTGAGCCAAGGCCTAATGTTTCTGTCTACGACAACTAA